One window of the Brevibacterium limosum genome contains the following:
- a CDS encoding CsbD family protein: protein MNEKPHKAEEIKGKAKTAAGKATGDQSLEAEGKTDVAEAEGKQAADNVKNTVRGVADSLRNDPKH, encoded by the coding sequence ATGAACGAAAAGCCTCACAAAGCAGAGGAAATCAAAGGTAAGGCGAAGACCGCTGCTGGCAAGGCCACGGGCGACCAGAGTCTTGAAGCCGAAGGAAAAACCGATGTCGCCGAGGCTGAAGGAAAACAAGCTGCCGACAACGTGAAGAACACTGTCCGCGGAGTCGCCGACTCGCTCAGGAATGATCCGAAACACTAA
- a CDS encoding PIG-L family deacetylase has protein sequence MSFSHRDRSTREDAWVQAGVLDLSLVPDGTVTEGGSIIVLAAHPDDEALGAAALLSRADEWNCQLSVLLFSAGENSHPNSPTHSREQLKSVRIKEFYRALSTINDTHSSRFLALPDGRLPEYTNHIQDAIRQEIARSRGPVTLIAPYSEDGHCDHEAVGASALEVGRASGVVVLEYPIWYWHWAAPTDPRWHSWKVLTDPRGLDRQSLFGCYESQTRPLSDHSGDEVILTSAHLKHFGRGGDTFVITDFRRPPSDAGEHGEGPAINDASSASSVFDDVHRQRADPWTVWESEYEIAKRATLVANLPSKSFSHILEIGCSVGALTRDLAACSAKVTAIDASCEALKTAKYLQARTSTKIDLLHATVPFEWPNGHFDCVVLSETGFYLTRSQLQRTLERIDGTTPSRFVLVLCHWKGEIKDWPLNADEVHDACLGYWKRSRIEFRTVAEYRLDIVTVDKTADPVSAEAVE, from the coding sequence ATGAGCTTTAGCCATCGTGACCGCAGCACCCGGGAAGATGCGTGGGTGCAGGCGGGAGTCCTTGACCTTTCGCTTGTACCCGACGGCACCGTGACCGAGGGCGGGTCCATCATCGTCCTTGCCGCGCACCCAGACGATGAGGCCCTCGGTGCCGCTGCGCTGCTGTCTCGTGCCGATGAGTGGAACTGCCAGCTGAGCGTCTTACTCTTCAGCGCGGGTGAGAACTCGCACCCCAATTCGCCGACACATTCCCGCGAACAGCTCAAAAGTGTTCGCATCAAGGAATTCTATCGTGCGCTGAGCACCATCAACGACACGCATTCGAGCCGCTTTCTCGCTCTACCCGACGGGCGGCTCCCCGAATATACAAACCATATCCAAGACGCGATTCGACAGGAAATTGCACGATCACGTGGGCCGGTGACCCTGATCGCCCCCTACAGCGAGGATGGGCACTGTGATCACGAAGCAGTCGGCGCTTCGGCTCTGGAGGTGGGGCGAGCAAGTGGTGTCGTGGTGCTCGAGTACCCCATCTGGTACTGGCACTGGGCCGCTCCCACAGACCCTCGATGGCATTCCTGGAAAGTCCTAACCGACCCGAGAGGTCTCGATCGCCAGTCATTGTTCGGCTGCTACGAGTCACAGACACGTCCGTTGTCGGATCACAGTGGCGACGAGGTGATTCTCACCAGCGCCCATTTGAAGCACTTCGGACGCGGCGGCGATACGTTTGTCATCACGGACTTCAGACGGCCGCCGTCCGATGCGGGCGAACACGGAGAAGGCCCGGCGATCAATGACGCGTCGAGTGCGTCAAGCGTGTTCGATGACGTGCATCGGCAGCGCGCGGACCCATGGACGGTGTGGGAGTCTGAATACGAAATCGCCAAGCGGGCGACCCTTGTCGCCAATCTCCCATCGAAGTCGTTCTCCCATATTCTTGAGATCGGCTGTTCAGTCGGCGCCTTGACTCGAGATCTTGCCGCCTGCAGCGCCAAGGTGACAGCTATCGATGCCAGCTGCGAGGCGTTGAAAACTGCGAAATACCTGCAGGCGAGAACCTCAACGAAAATCGATCTTCTCCATGCCACTGTCCCATTCGAATGGCCCAATGGACATTTCGACTGCGTCGTCCTGTCCGAGACCGGCTTCTACCTGACACGTTCACAACTGCAGCGAACGTTGGAACGCATTGATGGAACGACCCCATCGCGATTCGTGCTCGTACTCTGTCATTGGAAGGGCGAAATCAAAGATTGGCCTCTCAACGCCGATGAAGTCCACGACGCGTGCTTGGGGTACTGGAAAAGGTCTCGGATTGAGTTTCGCACCGTGGCCGAATACCGGCTCGATATCGTAACTGTGGACAAAACCGCCGATCCAGTCTCTGCGGAAGCGGTTGAATGA
- a CDS encoding phospholipase D-like domain-containing protein has protein sequence MSPLRNPALRQVDRLRRIVPWAVAGLASAVPATVAVSMAIDLIQKRGRKSRPAPRPGTFSSTVEESELDIYTDGATLYEDMLDAIGSARESILMETFIWKNDEMGQRFIDAFNAASARGVEIHLIYDGFANLSVPASFYRQLSEQIRVLRLPTVARKFWRGPLRHSGFNHSKILVIDDDVAFVGGFNIGSLYARHWRDTHLRSVGPGAWGLRQTIAEVWNEFHDTGEQIAWVPPAAWESKLRVSANLPIHLVYPIRSMYLNAFARARKRIWLTTPYFIPDQQLLRSLIEAAERGVDVRVMVPQESNHILGDWLSRGFFEQMINSKVTVLLYTASMIHSKVATIDGEWSTVGTANIDRLSLTFNYETNVEVIDRAFVAEMEKVFDSDSTHCVELGSDWLNRHRLTKLAERALVPMRPWL, from the coding sequence ATGTCTCCTCTGAGAAATCCTGCCCTCCGCCAGGTCGACCGTCTGCGGCGAATCGTGCCCTGGGCGGTCGCCGGCCTCGCCAGTGCGGTGCCGGCGACCGTCGCCGTCTCGATGGCCATCGACCTCATCCAGAAACGAGGGCGGAAGTCGCGCCCCGCGCCGCGACCGGGAACGTTCAGTTCGACGGTCGAAGAGTCAGAGCTCGACATCTACACCGACGGCGCCACCCTCTACGAGGACATGCTCGATGCGATCGGCTCCGCACGCGAGTCGATCCTCATGGAGACGTTCATCTGGAAGAACGACGAGATGGGGCAGCGATTCATCGACGCGTTCAACGCCGCCTCGGCCCGCGGTGTGGAGATCCATCTCATCTACGACGGCTTCGCCAACCTGTCGGTCCCTGCATCCTTTTACCGTCAGCTCTCCGAGCAGATCCGTGTGCTGCGCCTGCCGACGGTCGCGCGGAAGTTCTGGCGGGGCCCGTTGCGCCATTCTGGATTCAACCATTCGAAGATCCTCGTCATCGACGACGATGTGGCCTTCGTCGGCGGGTTCAACATCGGTTCTCTCTACGCCCGGCATTGGCGCGACACCCACCTGCGCTCGGTCGGTCCCGGAGCCTGGGGCCTGCGACAGACCATCGCGGAAGTGTGGAACGAATTCCACGACACCGGCGAACAGATCGCCTGGGTTCCGCCCGCTGCCTGGGAGTCGAAGCTGCGGGTCTCGGCGAATCTCCCGATCCACCTCGTCTATCCGATTCGCAGCATGTATCTCAACGCCTTCGCCCGTGCGCGGAAGCGGATCTGGCTGACGACTCCCTATTTCATTCCCGACCAGCAGCTGCTGCGCTCTCTCATCGAGGCGGCGGAGCGCGGCGTGGACGTGCGGGTCATGGTTCCGCAGGAGTCCAACCACATCCTCGGCGACTGGCTCTCCCGCGGATTCTTCGAGCAGATGATCAACTCGAAGGTCACGGTTCTGCTCTACACCGCGAGCATGATCCATTCGAAGGTCGCGACCATCGACGGCGAATGGTCGACGGTGGGCACGGCGAACATCGACCGGCTGTCGCTGACCTTCAACTACGAGACGAATGTCGAAGTCATCGACCGTGCATTCGTCGCGGAGATGGAGAAGGTGTTCGACAGCGACTCCACGCACTGTGTCGAACTCGGTTCGGACTGGCTCAACCGCCACCGGCTGACGAAACTCGCCGAACGTGCTCTCGTGCCGATGCGTCCCTGGCTGTGA
- a CDS encoding TetR/AcrR family transcriptional regulator, protein MAPKRLTKDHVVLTAIAFVDGHGLDALTMRRLGDSLGVEAMALYRHVSGRGELLEGMVANLIDNLFDNDLMIETPTSWEDYLQRVANATLQLAREHPEIFPLIATQPSQAPWLRPPLRSLRWVEDFLSTLQSFGFSDENAVSAYKAFTSFLIGDLLLQVHATGDDAIGFDDDEASDEEADLSNYPTVIRLSELLGQDHSQREFDDALDDLIERIRATLTT, encoded by the coding sequence ATGGCCCCGAAACGGCTTACCAAAGACCACGTTGTGCTCACCGCCATCGCTTTCGTCGATGGACATGGTCTCGATGCCCTCACGATGCGCCGTCTCGGCGACAGTCTCGGGGTAGAGGCGATGGCCCTCTACCGTCATGTCTCCGGACGGGGAGAGCTCCTCGAAGGCATGGTCGCCAACCTCATTGACAATCTGTTCGACAACGACCTCATGATCGAGACACCCACGTCATGGGAGGACTACCTCCAGCGCGTTGCTAACGCAACGCTGCAACTGGCCCGCGAGCACCCCGAGATCTTCCCGTTGATCGCCACTCAGCCTTCACAGGCTCCGTGGTTACGGCCCCCGTTGCGCAGCCTGCGCTGGGTCGAGGACTTCCTCTCCACACTGCAGAGTTTTGGATTCTCCGACGAGAATGCAGTCAGCGCCTACAAAGCATTCACAAGCTTCCTTATCGGTGATCTTCTGCTGCAGGTGCATGCCACCGGCGACGACGCGATCGGCTTCGATGACGACGAAGCCTCAGACGAAGAAGCCGACTTGTCGAACTACCCCACCGTGATCAGGCTCAGCGAACTTCTGGGCCAAGATCATTCTCAGCGGGAGTTCGACGATGCCCTCGATGATCTCATTGAACGCATCCGCGCGACTCTGACCACATGA
- the thpD gene encoding ectoine hydroxylase — protein sequence MTTTASTVQDLYPTRTGERTEVLDRKGAIVFGSAEQGPLDAATLQQYDDKGYLTIDELITSEELETFRAELHRLANDPAIKDDEATIVEAKSNEVRSIFDIHRNNEIFRKIANDPRVVARAEQLLGSEVYIHQSRINYKPGFVGKEFSWHSDFETWHAEDGMPEPRAVSLSLSLTDNYSFNGPLMIMPGSHQRYISCVGGTPEDNYKKSLVMQGAGTPDPQTLTDFADEYGIDVLEGPAGGAVMFDSNCMHASNGNVTPYSRSNIFIVYNSVENMCVEPFAAPKPRPEFAGSTDFTPAGL from the coding sequence ATGACCACCACAGCATCAACAGTGCAGGATCTCTACCCCACTCGCACCGGCGAGAGAACTGAAGTCCTCGACCGCAAGGGCGCGATCGTGTTCGGCTCGGCCGAGCAGGGACCTCTCGACGCGGCGACGCTGCAGCAATACGACGATAAGGGGTATCTCACCATCGACGAGCTCATTACGTCTGAGGAGCTCGAAACGTTCCGGGCCGAGCTCCATCGGTTGGCCAACGACCCGGCGATCAAGGACGACGAAGCCACCATCGTCGAGGCGAAGTCCAACGAGGTCAGGTCGATCTTCGATATCCATCGCAACAATGAGATCTTTCGCAAGATCGCCAATGATCCCCGCGTGGTCGCCCGAGCCGAGCAGTTGCTGGGGTCCGAGGTCTATATCCACCAGAGTCGCATCAACTACAAGCCCGGGTTCGTGGGTAAGGAGTTCTCCTGGCACTCCGACTTCGAAACCTGGCACGCCGAGGACGGCATGCCTGAACCGCGTGCCGTGAGCTTGTCGTTGTCGCTGACTGACAACTACTCGTTCAACGGGCCTCTGATGATCATGCCCGGCTCGCACCAGCGCTACATCAGCTGTGTGGGTGGCACACCGGAGGACAACTACAAGAAGTCACTGGTGATGCAGGGGGCGGGGACTCCCGATCCGCAGACGTTGACTGACTTCGCCGACGAATACGGCATCGACGTCCTCGAGGGGCCCGCTGGTGGTGCGGTCATGTTCGACTCCAACTGCATGCACGCCTCGAACGGCAATGTCACACCATATTCGAGGTCGAACATCTTCATCGTCTACAACTCGGTGGAGAACATGTGCGTTGAGCCCTTCGCCGCACCGAAGCCGCGGCCTGAATTCGCCGGCAGCACGGATTTCACTCCCGCTGGTCTATAG
- a CDS encoding alpha,alpha-trehalose-phosphate synthase (UDP-forming) produces the protein MPRRRDGHSFILMANRLPVDRCGDSWHTAPGGLVSALAPIAKAESGAWIGWPGTCEETIEPFGVGGMHLVPIPLSCAEHRQYYEGFSNAVLWPLYHDLIVAPEYRRDWWFAYEAVNARFARAAIETAAYGATIWIHDYHLQLVPRMIRGQRPDVRIGFFNHIPFPPVELLAQLPWREAVMDGLLGADVIGLQRESDVTNFRAASQRFLGIDPDRVSNVIGAYPISVDVDAIREAAESESVARLARQFRHDLGNPEVLMLGIDRLDYTKGIPQRLHAVEELLDEGALDPETTVLAQVAVPSREGIGAYQDLRDEVERLIGRVNGRFGTIERGVVQYAHQSYSFEATIALYLAADVLLVTSLRDGMNLVAKEFVTARQGSGGALVLSEFAGAADELDRAIIVNPHDTSGLKNGIRQAASLTGDDAPEQMAAMAAAVKDNDLHQWARRFLNDLQSPMNSGLPLLKMPTRKTTGNLREVKHVGR, from the coding sequence ATGCCACGAAGACGCGACGGCCACTCCTTCATCCTGATGGCCAATCGTCTACCCGTTGATCGCTGCGGAGACTCGTGGCACACAGCGCCGGGAGGACTTGTCTCAGCGTTGGCGCCGATCGCGAAAGCCGAGAGCGGGGCATGGATCGGCTGGCCGGGAACTTGCGAGGAAACAATTGAACCCTTCGGGGTCGGCGGCATGCACCTTGTCCCCATTCCACTCAGCTGTGCCGAACATCGCCAGTACTATGAAGGCTTCTCCAACGCTGTTCTCTGGCCCCTCTATCACGATCTCATCGTCGCGCCTGAATACCGGCGGGACTGGTGGTTCGCCTATGAGGCCGTCAATGCCAGGTTCGCTCGGGCCGCGATCGAAACAGCAGCATATGGGGCGACTATCTGGATTCACGATTATCATCTGCAGCTCGTTCCGCGGATGATCCGCGGTCAGCGTCCTGACGTGCGCATCGGCTTCTTCAACCACATTCCCTTTCCCCCAGTCGAGTTGCTAGCACAACTGCCGTGGCGCGAAGCGGTTATGGATGGGCTGCTCGGAGCCGATGTCATCGGGCTCCAACGCGAGTCCGACGTCACGAACTTCCGGGCCGCGAGTCAGAGATTTCTCGGCATCGATCCCGATCGCGTCTCGAACGTCATCGGTGCCTACCCCATCTCAGTCGATGTCGATGCGATTCGTGAAGCAGCCGAATCTGAATCAGTTGCACGACTCGCCCGACAGTTTCGGCACGATCTCGGCAACCCCGAAGTGCTCATGCTCGGGATCGATCGACTCGACTATACAAAAGGCATCCCACAACGCCTTCACGCCGTTGAAGAGCTCCTTGACGAGGGAGCCCTTGACCCGGAGACGACGGTGTTGGCCCAAGTGGCGGTTCCCTCACGCGAAGGAATCGGGGCATATCAAGACCTGCGTGATGAAGTCGAACGCCTCATCGGTCGGGTCAATGGCCGCTTCGGCACGATCGAACGAGGCGTAGTTCAGTATGCTCATCAGTCATATTCGTTCGAAGCCACCATCGCCCTATACCTTGCCGCGGACGTGCTTCTGGTAACGTCCTTGCGCGATGGAATGAATCTCGTCGCTAAAGAATTTGTCACAGCGCGCCAAGGGAGCGGCGGGGCTCTCGTTCTCTCAGAATTTGCCGGGGCCGCTGATGAGCTCGACCGGGCCATCATCGTCAACCCGCATGACACCTCGGGGCTGAAGAACGGGATACGTCAAGCCGCCAGCCTCACCGGTGACGACGCGCCTGAGCAGATGGCGGCGATGGCTGCGGCTGTCAAAGACAACGATCTCCACCAGTGGGCTCGACGCTTCCTCAACGACCTGCAGAGCCCGATGAACTCAGGCTTGCCGCTGCTGAAAATGCCCACCAGGAAGACCACCGGAAATCTGCGAGAGGTGAAACACGTTGGCAGATAA
- a CDS encoding XdhC family protein, whose protein sequence is MLDVLSAAATRLFDSQEPQDVAVATIIATEGSVPRPAGTSMLVDAAGGIVGSLTGGCVEGAVLEACRDALATGDASVQRFGYSDEDAFAVGLMCGGRIDVLIQPFRSDCPGLRSDSEPAAVVLRLPSTDDASAPAAAVSAAAVDESTGPSTDSLASSLVPLVPDAVVETAAQRVGAFIRSGRTGRVRLAPPAGGSEPIELFVETRIEPAHLLVVGANAFSLALVEAARPLGLRITVCDPRPVFADPASFPGAEVVRAWPHRFLTEAAATGEFDGRSMICVLSHDPKVDIPTLTAALDLDVAYVGAMGSRRSDRDRRAALSEAGVDSHALARLHSPIGLDLETFTPAEVAVSILAEILAVRGGRRQVGPLSGEREGSPLH, encoded by the coding sequence ATGCTCGACGTTCTCTCCGCCGCTGCGACGCGGCTCTTCGACTCGCAGGAGCCGCAGGATGTCGCCGTCGCGACGATCATCGCGACCGAAGGGTCGGTTCCGCGCCCGGCGGGGACCTCGATGCTCGTCGATGCCGCCGGCGGCATCGTCGGCTCCCTCACCGGCGGCTGCGTCGAAGGAGCCGTGCTCGAGGCCTGCCGGGACGCGCTCGCCACCGGAGACGCCTCGGTGCAGAGGTTCGGCTACAGCGATGAAGATGCCTTCGCCGTCGGGCTCATGTGCGGCGGCCGCATCGACGTGCTCATCCAGCCCTTCCGCTCAGACTGCCCCGGCCTGCGATCGGACAGCGAACCGGCTGCCGTGGTGCTGCGGCTGCCCTCCACCGACGACGCCTCGGCCCCAGCGGCAGCTGTCTCCGCCGCCGCTGTGGACGAGAGCACCGGGCCGAGCACCGACTCCTTGGCGTCCAGCCTCGTTCCTCTGGTGCCCGACGCCGTGGTCGAGACCGCTGCGCAGCGCGTCGGGGCCTTCATCCGCAGCGGTCGCACGGGCAGGGTCCGTCTTGCCCCGCCGGCGGGCGGCAGCGAGCCGATCGAGCTGTTCGTCGAGACCCGCATCGAGCCGGCCCATCTCCTCGTCGTCGGAGCCAACGCCTTCAGCCTCGCCCTCGTGGAGGCGGCCAGACCCTTGGGTCTGCGCATCACCGTGTGCGATCCTCGTCCGGTCTTCGCCGACCCGGCATCGTTTCCCGGCGCCGAGGTGGTCCGCGCCTGGCCGCACAGATTCCTCACCGAGGCCGCCGCCACCGGTGAGTTCGACGGCCGGAGCATGATCTGCGTCCTCAGTCACGATCCGAAGGTCGACATCCCCACTCTGACCGCCGCACTCGACCTCGACGTGGCCTACGTCGGGGCGATGGGCTCGCGTCGCAGCGACCGCGACCGCCGCGCAGCCCTGAGCGAAGCGGGAGTGGACAGCCATGCGCTGGCGCGGCTGCATTCGCCGATCGGTCTCGATCTGGAGACATTCACTCCCGCCGAGGTGGCTGTGTCGATCCTCGCGGAGATCCTCGCCGTCCGCGGCGGCCGTCGCCAGGTCGGCCCCCTCAGCGGCGAGCGGGAAGGTTCGCCTCTTCACTGA
- a CDS encoding DUF2795 domain-containing protein, giving the protein MAFTDRKQVRTWLDGIDFPADKQQLVDQAERNGAPEEVVRGFRAMPPVEYENIKEVFSSVSIRRDQSDADKAEQAHRHAHSGLAEHERETPVNPIVDELGENRKS; this is encoded by the coding sequence ATGGCATTCACCGATCGCAAGCAGGTGCGTACCTGGCTCGACGGAATCGATTTCCCTGCCGACAAGCAACAGCTCGTCGATCAAGCCGAGCGCAACGGCGCTCCCGAAGAGGTGGTGCGCGGTTTTCGCGCGATGCCGCCTGTGGAGTACGAGAACATCAAAGAAGTTTTCTCATCGGTGTCGATTCGCCGAGATCAGAGTGATGCCGACAAGGCCGAACAGGCGCATCGTCACGCCCACAGCGGTTTGGCCGAACACGAACGCGAGACGCCCGTCAATCCCATCGTCGACGAGCTGGGAGAAAATCGCAAAAGCTGA
- a CDS encoding DUF3224 domain-containing protein, with amino-acid sequence MDASGAFTVDTFTPVDLPREETPSTATPVGFARMEKHFTGEVSGHSTTLFTYAVDHSTDVGGYVAMESFAGKLHERTGTFNFTHSATTSGEDRDNESFVIIPSSGTGDLTGITGTGGLRNEADGAHRVWLTYELPE; translated from the coding sequence ATGGACGCATCAGGAGCATTCACCGTCGACACGTTCACCCCGGTCGATCTTCCGCGGGAGGAGACGCCGTCCACGGCCACGCCGGTCGGTTTCGCGCGGATGGAGAAGCATTTCACCGGCGAAGTCAGCGGGCACTCGACGACGCTGTTCACCTACGCTGTGGACCATTCGACCGACGTCGGCGGCTATGTCGCCATGGAATCGTTCGCAGGGAAGCTGCACGAACGCACGGGCACCTTCAACTTCACCCATTCGGCGACGACATCCGGTGAGGACCGTGACAACGAATCGTTCGTCATCATCCCGTCGAGCGGCACCGGAGATCTGACCGGGATCACTGGGACCGGCGGGCTGAGGAACGAAGCCGACGGCGCTCATCGCGTCTGGCTGACGTACGAACTGCCCGAATAG
- a CDS encoding MFS transporter, whose protein sequence is MADKAAHDAQDHRIPTPDGIDINTMPPDEKRTLKRAIGGSALGNAVEWFDYGVYSYVSIYIASAFFPGEWGVALTFATLALSFVFRPLGGLILGPLGDKVGRQHVMVVTIVMMTIPTTIIGILPSYATLGAWAPILLLLCRMVQGFSTGGEYGGAAVYMAESSPDQRRGFCGSFLELGTLAGTASAAVVCTLLLLLVGSDGMEAGWWRLPFLLTLPLGAVALWLRMKLDEPEAFSKTTSKQKANRKPFRELFTGYKKQILMLMAFVVLLNVGQYMVLTYMPTYLSSILGHSEVTSNFMLVGLLAAMIVVVSPLGRLTDSIGRKPVLYTSAIGFIVLSVPAFLLMQAEGRGLQFLGLGIIALLQAMMQSCVSATLPAIFPTQVRFSGFAIGYNVSTAIFGGTTAAVNSFVIKATGFDLFPAVYLVAAGIIGLIGIHFFNETAGRPIYGETPPGSEDEELAKMGYELIGFNGVATTSER, encoded by the coding sequence TTGGCAGATAAAGCAGCACACGACGCGCAGGACCATCGGATACCCACCCCCGATGGCATCGACATCAACACGATGCCGCCCGACGAGAAGCGGACGCTGAAGCGGGCGATCGGCGGATCGGCCCTCGGCAATGCCGTCGAATGGTTCGACTACGGCGTCTACTCCTACGTATCCATCTACATCGCCAGCGCCTTCTTCCCCGGCGAATGGGGAGTCGCCCTCACCTTCGCCACCCTCGCCCTCTCCTTCGTGTTCCGCCCCTTGGGGGGACTCATCCTCGGGCCCTTAGGAGACAAGGTGGGCCGTCAGCACGTCATGGTCGTAACCATCGTCATGATGACGATTCCGACCACGATCATCGGCATCCTCCCCAGCTACGCCACGCTCGGGGCATGGGCACCGATCCTGCTGCTGTTGTGCCGCATGGTCCAAGGCTTCTCCACCGGCGGCGAGTACGGCGGTGCCGCCGTCTACATGGCAGAGTCATCACCAGACCAGCGCCGCGGCTTCTGCGGGTCCTTCCTCGAACTGGGCACCCTGGCCGGCACAGCCTCGGCAGCGGTGGTCTGCACTCTTCTCCTCCTCCTCGTCGGCAGCGATGGCATGGAGGCCGGCTGGTGGCGACTGCCGTTCCTGCTGACCCTCCCGCTCGGTGCCGTTGCCCTCTGGCTGCGGATGAAACTCGACGAACCGGAGGCGTTTTCCAAGACCACCTCGAAGCAGAAGGCCAACCGAAAACCATTTCGGGAGCTGTTCACCGGGTACAAGAAGCAGATCCTGATGCTCATGGCTTTCGTCGTGCTGCTCAACGTCGGCCAGTACATGGTGCTGACGTACATGCCGACCTACCTCAGCAGCATCCTGGGCCACTCAGAAGTCACGAGCAACTTCATGCTCGTCGGGCTGCTGGCGGCCATGATCGTTGTTGTCAGCCCCTTGGGCCGACTGACGGATTCGATCGGACGCAAACCGGTCCTCTACACGTCAGCAATCGGGTTCATCGTGCTGTCCGTCCCCGCGTTCCTCCTCATGCAGGCGGAGGGGCGCGGTCTCCAATTCCTCGGGCTGGGCATCATAGCGCTGCTCCAGGCGATGATGCAGTCGTGCGTCTCGGCGACGCTGCCAGCGATCTTCCCGACCCAGGTGCGGTTCTCCGGCTTCGCCATCGGCTACAACGTCTCGACGGCGATCTTCGGTGGGACCACGGCTGCGGTCAATTCCTTCGTCATTAAGGCGACCGGATTCGACCTGTTCCCTGCCGTCTATCTTGTCGCAGCGGGAATCATCGGCCTGATCGGCATCCACTTCTTCAACGAAACCGCAGGTCGTCCCATCTACGGTGAGACTCCGCCGGGATCCGAAGATGAGGAGCTTGCCAAGATGGGCTACGAACTCATCGGATTCAACGGTGTCGCGACCACCTCTGAACGCTAG
- a CDS encoding glycosyltransferase, with translation MGIVIPAHNEQDEILGCLHSVTQSCAEASNDLAQFAYQIFVVIDACTDDTLSLVEDFAHHHSNITILTTSFKNVGSARNFAWNYFMERVRADRNADFDLTWVAFTDADSRVPLHWVATHLAMMQAGVDCLVGTVSPRPDTGSAELIAKWFSMHTLFENHPHVFGANLGLRGSYLDLVGGIPQLPIGEDTAIVAAVLKTGGNVRRTDACRVLTSARLQGRAEGGFSTYMQSLR, from the coding sequence TTGGGTATCGTCATCCCGGCTCACAATGAACAAGACGAGATTCTTGGGTGTCTTCACTCGGTTACGCAGTCGTGCGCAGAGGCGTCCAACGACCTTGCACAATTCGCCTATCAGATCTTCGTCGTGATCGACGCATGCACCGATGACACGTTGAGCCTCGTCGAAGATTTTGCCCACCATCATTCCAACATCACAATACTGACGACTTCGTTCAAGAATGTGGGCAGCGCCCGGAATTTCGCCTGGAACTACTTTATGGAGAGAGTCAGAGCTGACCGCAATGCTGACTTCGATCTCACATGGGTTGCGTTCACCGACGCAGATAGCAGGGTCCCCCTCCACTGGGTAGCGACACATCTTGCCATGATGCAAGCCGGAGTCGACTGCCTTGTCGGCACAGTTTCACCTCGTCCTGATACAGGATCGGCCGAGCTGATTGCGAAATGGTTTTCTATGCACACGCTGTTCGAGAATCATCCCCACGTGTTTGGCGCGAACCTCGGCCTTCGGGGGTCTTACCTTGACCTCGTCGGTGGAATACCTCAGCTGCCGATTGGCGAAGACACCGCCATCGTCGCTGCAGTGCTCAAAACGGGTGGAAACGTGCGACGCACCGATGCGTGCAGAGTTCTCACCTCGGCTCGCCTACAGGGACGAGCCGAGGGAGGCTTCAGCACCTATATGCAGAGCCTTCGATAA